The genomic region TAAGGAATTTGATTGCATATCTAATTTCACAAGTTGAGGTGgaaatttaatatctttagGAATCTCTCCATTTAGCTTGTTTCCATCAAGATATAATACTCTTAAAGATGAGAATATTGAGAGGTCGGGTAGTGTGCCATTGATTTGATTCATGCTTAGATCTAATAGTTCCAATGAATATCTAGCACATCCAGACAAGTGATGGATTATCATTGGAAACTCTTCACTCAAGCTATTATTAGACATGCCCAATGAGCGCAAAGCACATGCATTCCCAAATGATTTTGGAATTCCACCTTCTAAAATGTTTGATCGGATTGACAAAGACTCCAACAGAGATGGCAATTTGTTACTTTCTGGAATTTTTCCATGTAATTGATTTCGTGAAAGAATCAATGTTTTCAAGGCAGAGAATACTGAAAGGTCAGAAAGCGTACCATTGATTTGATTTCCTCTTATGTTCAATTCTTGCAGCGAGAATCTGGCACACCCAGACAATTGATGAATTATCACCGCAAGCTCTTTATTCAAATTGTTATCAGACATATCCAGTGAGCTCAAAGCACATGAGTTCCCAAATGATTTGGGAATTCCACCTTCTAAAGAGTTTGATTGGATTGACAGAGATTTCAAATGAAATGGTAAGCGGATGCCTTCAGGTATCTTTCCACTTAATTTATTTCCATCAAGAAACAATGATCTTAGAGATGAGAATACTGAAAGGTCGAGTAAAGAGCCAGTGATTTGATTATATGTAAAATCCAATTCTTGTAATGAGTGTTTAACACAACCACTAGACAAATTATGAAGGATTGATGGAAGGTCTTCACTCAAATGGTTTTCTAGTATGTATAAAGAATGTAAGGTGCATATATTCGCCAAGGATTTCAAATCCTCACCCTTGAATATATTATCTGAGAGGTCGAGATGCTCAAGAGAATTCATTACACGGCCAAAATGGTTTGATGTGGAACCCTCCAAGAGGTTACCACTAAGGTCAAGCTCAACAAGGTTGGAAGTGACGTTGGACAGCCACTGGAGTATCAAGGACGGAAAGGGAActagaaaaattgaatttagagGGCCTCCATGGAAGGATAAAATGATCGGAAAGGCTACAATTACTTAAACTCAGTTCTCTAAGCTTTGGTAGCTTGGAAATCATTTGGAGGAAGCTATGAGAAGTGTTGAGATTAGATATGGAGTGGAAGGAAAGATGGGTTAAGGAAATGAGATTAGACAGCCAATGATCTCCATCGTCAATTTTGAGAGCACCACCATAAGCATCATCATAATAACGTGATCCTCCAAGATAAAGCTTCTGCAAATTTGAAAGGTTCCCAAGTTGGGACGGTATACTTCCTTCAAAAGAATTGTACCTGAGATCAAGATACAGCAACTGGGAGAGATTTCCAATTTGAGAGGGTATATTTCCTTCAAATTGATTGCGGCTG from Glycine soja cultivar W05 chromosome 16, ASM419377v2, whole genome shotgun sequence harbors:
- the LOC114390913 gene encoding brassinosteroid LRR receptor kinase BRL2-like isoform X2; the protein is MNSLEHLDLSDNIFKGEDLKSLANICTLHSLYILENHLSEDLPSILHNLSSGCVKHSLQELDFTYNQITGSLLDLSVFSSLRSLFLDGNKLSGKIPEGIRLPFHLKSLSIQSNSLEGGIPKSFGNSCALSSLDMSDNNLNKELAVIIHQLSGCARFSLQELNIRGNQINGTLSDLSVFSALKTLILSRNQLHGKIPESNKLPSLLESLSIRSNILEGGIPKSFGNACALRSLGMSNNSLSEEFPMIIHHLSGCARYSLELLDLSMNQINGTLPDLSIFSSLRVLYLDGNKLNGEIPKDIKFPPQLVKLDMQSNSLKGVLTDYHFASPNWHWHWQLFIGIGI